In Arachis hypogaea cultivar Tifrunner chromosome 2, arahy.Tifrunner.gnm2.J5K5, whole genome shotgun sequence, a genomic segment contains:
- the LOC112726820 gene encoding uncharacterized protein, with amino-acid sequence MEIRIFSELVNKSRIAEECVRKAVEAKNDRRESHRREHNQEYPTRGQEFKRRGYPQHFPQRRNDLATSEESQRNRLNALAIAKHEGSQNDEVFRVPKPRTISIAAYAEDEDKSESIVIKDESGLNGSASKDRQANTRYRKSTNESSQAENFVTKDHDGDSHGTRLKEHRGSNDIVGGDVFKAVRSFFHSGKILKSFNHTQICLILKVPDASDMTQVRPISLSSVMYKIISKVMMHRLQGIMNKIISPNQSAFLKGRLISDNILIAHECMHYLKNKRSRAEHEMAIKLDMSKAYDRVEWHFLWYIMDKLGFDTKWIN; translated from the exons ATGGAGATTAGGATCTTCTCtgaacttgtgaacaagagccgtattgctgaagaatgtgtgaggaaggctGTTGAGGCAAAGAATGACCGTCGGGAGTCCCACCGCAGGGAGCACAATCAAGAATACCCAACAAGGGGTCAAGAGTTTAAGAGAAGAGGATACCCACAACATTTTCCTCAAAGGCGAAATGACCttgcgacgagtgaggagtcccaaagaaACA GACTAAATGCCCTTGCAATTGCAAAACATGAAGGATCTCAAAATGATGAAGTGTTTAGGGTCCCGAAACCAAGGACCATTTCTATTGCAGCATATGCAGAGGATGAAGATAAGTCTGAGTCTATTGTTATTAAGGATGAAAGCGGGCTTAATGGATCTGCTAGTAAAGATAGACAAGCTAATACGAGATATCGAAAATCAACCAATGAATCATCACAAGCag AAAATTTTGTTACTAAAGATCATGATGGTGATTCACATGGGACTCGTTTAAAGGAGCATCGGGGTTCAAAT gATATAGTTGGAGGTGACGTTTTTAAGGCAGTGCGAAGTTTCTTTCATAGTGGCAAAATTCTAAAAAGCTTCAATCATactcaaatttgtttgattctaaagGTGCCAGATGCTAGTGACATGACTCAGGTACGACCGATCAGTTTGTCTTcagttatgtataaaattatttctaaagttaTGATGCACCgattacaaggtattatgaataaaattataagcCCAAATCAGAGTGCGTTTCTCAAAGGTAGACTCATTTCAGATAATATTCTAATTGCCCACGAATGTATGcactatttgaaaaataagagaagtaGGGCAGAGCATGAGATGGCTATTAAACTAGACATGAGCAAGGCTTATGATAGGGTTGAATGGCATTTCTTATGGTATATTATGGATAAGCTGGGCTTTGATACTAAATGGATTAACTAG